The sequence AGCATTTATTGGAGGTCCTTTGTTGATTCTTTTGTTGATAGGCGGCATCTTATTTTTTCGTTTCAACAAGATGGCTACTGTAAATCCCTGGAGAACAGGATTAAGTGGACAGCTTCAGAAGGCTTTTGTGACTGGTAACTTTGTTTTTTACTCATACACTTTGACATTGTTTTTACTCTATAATGCAATTATACTTACACTTTCTTTGGTTCCTTTTAGGGGTCCCAAAGCTTAAAAGATCTGAACTTGTGGCTGCCTGTGAAGATTTCAGCAATGTTATTGGTTCTTCATCAGTATGTAATCTGTACAAGGGTACATTGTCTAATGGAGTAGAAATAGCAGTCATTTCTATTGCAGTGGCATCTGCAAAGGAATGGTCAAATAGTCTAGAATCCAACTTCAGGAAAAAGGTACCTTTGGAACCTCCATTCTGAGATTATGTTAGTTTCTACATATTTCGATCTTGATCCGGGCTCATTGGGAACTAGTGTTGTACCGAGCTTATTGTATGGAAGTATATTATCACAAATTGAGGCTTAATGTATTCGCTGCCCCTTGTTCTTGTTTCCTTTTCCAGTAAATAATATGATTTGCTTTTCATTGCAGATTGACACTCTATCGAAAGTGAATCACAAAAATTTTGTGTGCCTACTTGGATATTGTGTGGAAGAGGAGCCTTTCACAAGAATGATGGTCTTTGAATATGCCCCCAATGGAACTCTTTTTGAGCATTTACACAGTAAGTATTAAATTGTTTTCTTAAATTCGTGTTATTATGTTTGCGCCCATTTTTCCTAGTGTTGTTTTCGTCTAGATTATAAAGTTTGCAACCAATGGACTCTATTTTTAAAGATTTCTGTGTTCTATATATTGAGTCCATCTGCTCATTATAAGGCAGTATGTAGTGGAAAATTAAGAAGTGGCCAATAGTTAGTCTGAGTCGGGGAACCTTTCGTATTCGGTGAAACCTTcgtattttgaaaaaatttcatgTGGGGACATTGGTTCAATCCCATTGCACGATAATTGCTACTCATGATTAAGTAACTACTGCCTTTCGTAGTATGTTTTCTTTCAAACCTCATTCCATAAAATGAACCAATTCTTGTGGTTTTTTCAGTAAGAGAAGCGGAACACTTGGACTGGGGTACTCGACTGAGAATAGCAATGGGAGTCGCATACTGTCTTGAGCACATGCACCAATTGACACCTCCATTAGCCCACAGGAACTTGACGTCATCATCCGTGTATTTAACCGAAGATTATGCTGGCAAAGTGTCAGACTTTATCTACCAAAATGAAGGAAATTTAGACGGGATTGAACCCAATACACAGAGTAATGTCTACAGTTTTGGTGTCGTACTATTTGAAATGATGACTGGTAGGCTACCATACTCGGTTGGTGGTGAGTCACTCGAGAACTGGGGATCTGATTATCTCCGAGTTCAACCTCTAAGAGAAATTGTCGATCCGACTTTAAGAACTTATCATGAAGAACAACTTCAACTGGTTGGTAATGTGATCGAAATGTGCACTAATCAGGATCCTGGGCGAAGACCGTCCATGAAAGAAGTGTGCCTAATGTTGAGGGAGGTAACGAATATTGGACCTGATGGAGCTATACCGAAAGTTTCGCATCTTTGGTGGGCAGAGCTTGAGATTCTGTCAACTGAGGCTAATTGAAATTTGTGAAGTGGTTTCCCTtggattttcttgattgtaAATCAGATGTTGCTAGTGTTTGTTGATGATGTATGAAGGTGGGAAGTGTATGTAAACGAAGTTGGTGGGAAATGTTTAGTCTTAgtaaattttgatatttctgTGTTATCTTTGCTATGATAAATATAATATGTAGGCAATTGCTTTGGAATGTAATGAATGTCAAATTCCAAGGGCAAAGCTATGTCTTCTTTTATGTTTGGTATTTATTTGAAAAGAGTACTTTTTCTTGATCATACAAAATTGGTTTGTATCATCAATTCTGTATTCTTGCCTTTTTCATTGCATCGGTTTGGGAACAATGataaaaactcataaaaataCTGTAAATAATAATTAGTATCTCAATTCCTAATCCAAAGGTTAGGAAAAGGTGACGTATATTTTTCACTTGAGCCGATATATTGCATTATATGACAAAGAATATGATCTCTTTGTAAACGTCGTTGATTAATACTTAGGACATTACTCATGATACTATGAAACAAATCCTTAGGATATGCATGATACGAAAGAATAAAGTGATAATGGAATGATCATTTCCATCTCATTTCTTGGAGTAATGATCGATATGACATTGAAATGAGAATGTCTATTACGATAATAATATTCATTCTTATATTTATGAGAATAATCATTTCATCAATTTTGAATAGAGATAATCATCTTCAGTTCTCATTttctatatttataaaatcattttcttatttatcttattaatataataaatctaTATCTtggtaataataatattatttataaatataaaataatatgataaatttgATTCAGTTATTATCTTATTACATTCCTGTATATCAATTACGATTAAATTATACCACAATGAACTAAATTTTGTAACGTCCATCTTCATAGGTAAAAGTACGCGTAACAACTTCACCTATTCTAAAGTTTCATTAGCAGCTTATTATGTGTAATAATGCCAAATATCATAGCATGTAATATATgataatcaaaatcaatcatCACAGGTAAATGTGGCGCTTGGATGTGATTAACGTAATAAAACATGTTAGGCTTTGAATGTATCTGAGGACATGTAATTATTATTGGTATATAgttttctcgcacccaagacgtaacaataaaatttttgttttgatgttCAAAACGTTCTTGAGTATCGTATAATTTAAACCATTCATAAGGTGCTTAAATTTGATTTATCTTTATGTTTAAAAATGCTAGCTCCAACGTAACTATCCCGATGTTTAGGCAGTATAGctcttcttgtaaatccataCGAATTTTTTTTAGTCTCATAATCAGGTCTACGATCAGAAACTTTGTTCCTCGTATAGATCGTACTAGAGATCCAAACGAAAGTTGCGTTAAGATTGGATCGTTGAAATTTCGGAAATCCAGTGACATTGCGGAAATGTCAGGGCAGCGTTGCGGTGGAAATCCAACGACGATTCAGAACAACATTtgttcttattcgggcttaccctaattagccccATTTTTTATCAATCCCTtgatcaagaacgtcagaactcaagtctgattacatcaattggatcaaggTAAAAGCTTCTAGTAGTATCACTctatgatcccctaggtatcactgatagttcctgcaagaacattaagttatggttagcgtatagtacggtccctttaactcatatatcacgattgaatctgcaatcattggaatatcgagagttgcaaataaattcgataatgatgttatgtatctttgggtaataatagtgacatggtaTGTACAAGTGAGGAAACCTCCTTTCCAAAATACGCATGTCTTACTCAGTTCGAATCAGGGCTCAGATTTGTTCTATTAATAAAACATCAAGATTCATGAGCTGCTCACGAATggtcaaaaatataatttggcTCGAGTTCGGCTCGATATAAAGTTCGAATATGTTCGAGTTCGGCTCAAGTTCGATAAATTTGaatgcaaatcaaatattttttaagccGACTCAAAAAATTTTCGAATCGACTCGATTGTTTACACTCCTAGAATTTCACCGAAGAGATGAGGTGACACCAAAAAATGTTGATTTGGCATTGAAAAATACCGAAATGACATCAGAAAAATTGATGATGTGTCTGACATCATTTGATAAGAGCAATTTTTGCAATTAAATTAGCCTAGAAATCTTTATGAGTTATGCTAATTGTGGGCAGAATTACGCGTTTTTGTGTTAAATTAGTGTCATGACAGGAATCATGGTGTTACATGAATAATGGGGCAATGTGATGCGGATTAGAAGGAGAATACAAAGTTGATGAATAATAGAAGAATGAAGGCAGAAGTGGGCGCGCAGGTGCACAATCTCAGCGTGCACCCACACGCGTATGAGCTAGGGGCACTCGGAAACAAGAACACACGCGCACCCGTGTGAGAATAGTGTTCAGCCTCGTACGACGAGGCGTGCATAACTAGATATCTGCGGACCTATTCGACTATAAAAGGACGTAAccctagataaaaaaaaaagaagtcatACACACGGAAAAATCTAAGAGAACACGAGAGAAGGAGCGAGACGATGAGGACAAATATCGAAAATTTAAGAACGTATATTCCGCAGACAGAGACGTGAGTCGACttctttcatttcttcttctcttcttcatgttatttgtttctaTGAGTttattgacaaaaaaatattttattttgaaccgTATTTTGTTATGAACTAAAGCCTTGTCTAGATATCGACATAGTTTGGTCGAACcgttatttttgaattatttagtTATGTGCATTGGGCATAATCTAGAATTAAAGTAAGGGCGCACACGCGCAAGAATAGAGCACAACCAAGCACGAGCCACAATAAAATTCTTCCAGATCTACGTTCT comes from Primulina huaijiensis isolate GDHJ02 chromosome 5, ASM1229523v2, whole genome shotgun sequence and encodes:
- the LOC140976597 gene encoding probable inactive receptor-like protein kinase At3g56050, yielding MEGLWRSRSCLLLALAIGSLYLLNLRFCCSLNDEGLALLRVKKKVSSDPYGALSNWKDEVGLENPCSWVGVGCSEGYVVVLNLKDLCLTGTLAPDIGNLVHVKSIILRNNSLSGVIPIEIANLKQLEVLDLGYNNFSGRLPCHPGDKFSTGLLLVDNNELLDKMHPKIYELEKLSEVQVEDNLLSTAARMVSCNGLLVSWNSEETKDVTRRKLLRTPAFRPFFLSPPPPVSVPLPPRTFRSPRDIAPSPSPSPSPSPPHVLVVPSPLPSPDIQIFPPSLATPAEKPSASSQISWMSSHRTLVLSAFIGGPLLILLLIGGILFFRFNKMATVNPWRTGLSGQLQKAFVTGVPKLKRSELVAACEDFSNVIGSSSVCNLYKGTLSNGVEIAVISIAVASAKEWSNSLESNFRKKIDTLSKVNHKNFVCLLGYCVEEEPFTRMMVFEYAPNGTLFEHLHIREAEHLDWGTRLRIAMGVAYCLEHMHQLTPPLAHRNLTSSSVYLTEDYAGKVSDFIYQNEGNLDGIEPNTQSNVYSFGVVLFEMMTGRLPYSVGGESLENWGSDYLRVQPLREIVDPTLRTYHEEQLQLVGNVIEMCTNQDPGRRPSMKEVCLMLREVTNIGPDGAIPKVSHLWWAELEILSTEAN